In the genome of Trypanosoma brucei gambiense DAL972 chromosome 11, complete sequence, the window GTCTTCTTCTGAGCAGTTACCCTGGATGAAAGGCTGGAGTGGCAGAAAAGACGTGTCCTTGATTTATGCGTACCACACCTGCCTCTTacattttctgttgttgcataCGTGTGTGCGGGAAGACGTGGTGGCTACTTCGGTCTTCTCGCCGAGCACCTCATGTGCCTTGCTCGAGTGCTGAGTCTACGCGGCGCGACGGGTGGGCAGTAGGGAGGGGGCTTGtacatagaaaaaaaaactagagCCACCGGATGCTCTTTGTGCGACCCTGGTGAAAGTGAGAAAGAGATAAAGTAAAACCAGTAACCGGAATTATCCGGTGAAGCAGTCGGCCGTGTGTCACCGTCATTCCTAACATGTGACCCCTTAGAGAGACTGACTCGAGAACCAGAGCGATTTCTATTTGCATTCTGAGTCCGTACTGTCCTGCAGTTTTCAAAAAGTGACAACAAAGATCATAGCAGCAAGCGCCACACATACGTGCGTTGCGTTATCAATGTGCCCGTTGCTGTGACCCTCCTGTGGTTCATCAACAGCAACTAGAGGTGCCTTTGACGGGCATCTAGGCCAGTACGTTCGCATGAACATCACTTGGACTTCGGCAAGGGTCAACTCCCTTTTGAAAAGAACAGCACTCTTCACCAGTAGTTTTCCATTGGGAGTAGCTTTCTTCTCTCCATATCCTCCAATATAGAAATGCATAACATCTCGCACTCGCCTAACAGTCTTGATACCGCTTCCCGTCCTCGAGAAGGCGGCACCATCGATATTAACAGTGAACAAACCATTGTACATGGTTATCGTAACTTGGTGAGTCTCGTTGTGGATGGAGGATCCAAATGTAGGCACATGCCGGCCCCCAAACGTTACGTACCATTTGTCATCCGATGTGTACGACACTTCAAGACACTCGTCGACACTTCCTTCGCTGATGACAACGCCCACAACCGGGATTTTTTCACTCACTCGGTCAGGCACCTCCACAGTCACCCCAAGTGTAAATTCATAATTTGCAAAGTTGTAAAGCTGAGCCCCCGTGTGGTTGCTCACAGTCCATGTGGCACCCCGATTAGGGCCACTAAATAATATACCATTCAATGTTTTCTTAGCCCCAACAGCTTTGATGCTCACGCTGTTATATGTGTCTTTCCACTGATCACCATCTAAATCATTCAAAAAAAGCCCAGCGGGTGCATCATCAACACAGTTTACGCGGTCGGTGGCTCCTCTGGTTCCGGAACGGAGCACACTCTCGGTCCTCCATTTTTCCACAACCGCTTTTATCTTTTCGAGTTCATGATCTAAATGCGCAACCTTGCCTATGTCATAGGGTACCGCGTTGCTTACCTCATCATGAAAGGTGCCAGTTTTTTTGTAGAAGTAAAGCAGTTTGCCGTTGCTGTACAGCAGTGTCCCTTCACCATCTATTCCACCTTCAAGAGTGACGTGACCAATATCAAAAAAATGTTCGCCATCAGATAGCCAAATATTGAGCCCATCCCCATATGAGTCAGTCGACGGTGCGCGCTGGGTGAAAATCAACAACCTTTTCCCTTCAATTGTGACAACAAGCAAGTTGTGTGATCCACCTTCGGCTGCACCACTGGCCCACACACGCGAGAACGTCCTCTTGGCTTCCGTCCATTCCCTTCCCATATTGATGGATTCATAAACAGCCAAGTGACCGGTATACGAGCCGTTGCTCAACATAAGCCTCCCTCCCCATTCAAAGATGTTGCAATTCTCCTTGCATACATGAGCTTCTAGGGGTGTCGACTTCCAGTGGATACCGTCGTCTACGGAATAAATTATTGTGGGTACGTCTTCGCTGTTCTCGTTCTTTAAACAAACGAGAAATACAAGTAAACCCCCTTCAGTGACGATTGCATCCCTTCTTCCTCGGAAAAACTTGTTCACTGGCCCCGCTTGAAGTCCAGTGGGGAAGACCCCCTTCAACGGCACCTGTTTGTTCCACTCTACACCAGCTGATTGCGAAAAAAAACCTCTCGACCTTACAACTTTCCCAGAAATTAGAAGGAGACTGTCTTTGCACTCACTTATCGTTACCTTGCCTAAGCCATCGCCTTGCACATCATACCCGCTTGCAAGCACATACACATTGCTCCCTTTGGCAACTACTTCAAGTGGTATTGGATAGGAAGAATACTCcatctcctttcttccttcaattATGTTGTCCTTTTTCCATGTCCTCCCCCCATCTATGCTTGAAAGTGAAAACGTTCTTAGCCTTACTTCACCAGCCAGGTGATATCTGAATTCTCCGATTGCAACCAACACACCTTCAGCCTCGACGACGGAATGAATATGGACGGCATCAACGACGGAGAGCAAGAAACTGCCCTTTTCGTCCCCGTCGAAAAGATCAAATTCATAAACATCCGGTGTCTTAGCAATACTACGTGTCCAGCCGATGTTGCACATGACAAGTAACAGTAAAATGAGTATTTGCATTCTCATTGCGAAAAACTCTTAGGGTACGGAAATAGTCTCCCTGCAGATGTGCGCGGTGTGTGCTTGATTGTTGTGAGGGCACCCTGAGTACTTTGGCGGTGGTACTCTTCAACTGGCTGCGTGCGGCGTAGTGTTTTACAGAAAGGGGACAAATTACCTAACTTATGTATATAGCCGAAAAAGGGGGGTGACAACACAGCACTTACAAACGGTGACATCATAAATATTAGGTACGAATGCTTATGTAATATGTAGCGGTGCCCTCAAATACTGAAGCGATCAAGGAACCAAAGTTGGTTTTGCACCACATCGGTGAGAGGTCCCCGATACGTCATGCGAGCCCCTAGAAGACTGCATTAACAGTGACAGGTCAATGCACTAAGATATCCTGAATCACCGGCGGCGTATAGCTTGGCAAAAACTTCTCGCTTCCACTATTAGTTGCTGCAAAATTTTGCACGGCACTTGAGAAATATGTGGtataaaagcaaagaaaaagtgttCGAGCCAAAACGCATTGCACCGAAACACTGTCTTCTCCCTCACCCCAACCCTGCTACGTTAACAAGTCACCAAAGTTCGTCACCGAACAAGGACAAGGTGTTCATTATTAGGAAGCAACTAATCCTTATGCACCTCGAGTTGCAGaaactatttctttttttggcaCCCGAATAACCCAGTGTACTacaactctttttttttaaaaaaaaaatgaagtagTAATAGCCTTTTCTCCATTAGTTTTATTCGTCCATATGGCGAAATTGAACCTGTCACTTGCATATGGCCAATCTTTCTTCACCCATCGTCGGCGTGCGTTTTCACATTTACTGCCCATTTGTGTGTAAAGACGGACGCACGAAACAATGGTTTGCAGGACAACGAGGGAAATCAAGCCATACCATAGCCGCCTACTTTCTAAACCATCTCGTATCTGTTTGCACATTCAAGGGGAATGGTTATTTCCCACTGGCTGCTACAGTCAATGAATCGTAATAAAGACGCTACACGGGTATTGAAAGCACAGGCGAAAATACGTAGGACAACATCTAATCGACACAATCTTCGTGGCAATTATAGTCTTTTCCCTACAATGGGAAACGCACTCCGCATGGTGacccgcatacaaacgcacGGATCTGAGTTTGTGCATgtttgttaaaaaaaaaaacaacaaacaaactatGTTAGCCCATCATTTCAAAGCATCCATTTGCCGTAAGGAAGGTAAGCCCAGACCACGGTTTCCCCACAACTTACCGCCAACACGAAGCAGCCGCTCGCAGCCGCGCCCCAACGCAAACGCATGGGACCTCTCGCCCGTCGGGGCGTGAGAGATCCCCGTGAGTTTCGGTGGGCAGGCGGGGGTAACAACGTGAAAGCTTCCTCCGCCCATTTCTGGGCTATGATGAAATATTAGCTCCGCCACCCCTCCTGAAGCTTCCCTTCCGCATACCGGGCGCCGCTTGCTGCCACCGCGAGGAAATACGAATCACCGACGACATATCGGCGGGTGTGGTGGGGGAAGCCAGGGGGTGGACAACTAAACAGAGTGGTATCCCAACAAAGCGCAGCTGGCCCCCCGCCGTCCGACGCCGTAGCTTGCGAGCAAGGGGGGACCGTTACGGAGATGAGGAATGCTGGTGGTTCTTTAGTTATCCCATACATACGGGACAGCGGGCCCAGCGTCATGAAAACCCCTTTAAAACGCCTAAAGGGACGGAAGCAGCTACTGTTAGCCCCGAAGCACGCCCACAAGAGCATGGAGGTGCCTTGGAGGGCGCTCCGCAGACTGGCATGCAATTTCTTTGTCCTTTTAGTCGTGTTAACCCCTCACCTTTTCCTGTGGAAGGCGTGTCGGCTGCTGATCTGAACGAAGCGGTGAATGACCACTGCCACTCCCGGCGCTTGGACGAGCGGCCAATTAAGAGCATGACCTTCGCAAAGAAAGTTGGAGGGCCGGGGCGCTATATGGGAAAACCCCCCTCGACGACGTGAGGAAGCTGTCGCACACGATTGAATCTAGTTCCGTGAGTTTCCCATGAAGGTCCTTAATAGGTTTTGATTTCGCTCCAGAAGCTTACTTCGCAACCTTTGAGTGGTTGATGCGCTTTCGCAAAGATTGCTCCACTTTCACCTGTTAACATCCTCGCTCTTTGAATTTCAAGGGTCACAACCATTAGGTTTCGAGGAATCACTCAAAAAAACCTCTACCAAGCCCGGAAATTTCCCCTTCCAGGTGCTGTCAGAGGAAGTGCTGCTTCCGAGATGCGTGGTCCTTTGTTCGACCCCCTCCCGTCCCTCGAGAGGGTGTCGTCCACTCCATCTTTGGAGGAATCGGATAACGGCGCCCCCGTCCTTTACAGCGGAAGAGTTCCTCCTCCCAACGAAAGTTCTGCCCTAGCACCCAATTTACTGGCTAACGACTGGGAATTTGCCGTTCCGTGTTGGTATTGAGTACTCCCTCCACTTTAACCCTTCTTGATCGCCATGGCTGTGCGTCAGCTTTGTTTCGACCGCtttgcaaaaaaagaaaaaaaatgccatCCCCTCCCGAGCCGTCCTCCGTGCTCCTTCGCCGAGGAAAAGCGTATTTTATCTGCCGGGGCCGGGAGCGCCTCtaggagaaggaaaatagCGTAAACCCCCTCGCCAGCGCGGTGGTAGTTGGGGGTGGCACTAGCTCAAACAGGTGCGGAGGTCGCACAAAACTTGTTGTAGGTTTTTTTTCGCGAGGATGGGCATCGTCTGGCAAAACCGAGAGGTGGCGGGCGCCGTTGCTATTGCCCCCAAAACTGGGAGACTTCAGTCAGCGGTGTAGCGATTAAGGATGCAACGCGTACGGTTGTCGCCGCCGCTCCTCCGGTTCCCAGGTTCCCTCTttccgaaaaaaaatttgttcAGTAAGGCAATCCCACTGGCAATTCAGACCTGCCGTCTCTTTGTTTCCTACAGTGAACcttcgttattattattatcactatagTTGTATGTGTGAGGTTATCCGGAGTGCGCGTGACTCAGCCGAGCGTATGGACTTCGGAGAGGGGTGGGGAGTATGTGGCGCTAGTACCCGCCGTCAGCATCGCGTGggcttattttcttctggGTCTTCTTCTGAGCAGTTACCCTGGATGAAAGGCTGGAGTGGCAGAAAAGACGTGTCCTTGATTTATGCGTACCACACCTGCCTCTTacattttctgttgttgaaTACGTGTGTGCGGGAAGACGTGGTGGCTACTTCGGTCTTCTCGCCGAGCACCTCATGTGCCTTGCTCGAGTGCTGAGTCTGCGCGGCGCGACGGGTGGGCAGTAGGGAGGGGGCTTGtacatagaaaaaaaaactagagCCACCGGATGCTCTTTGTGCGACCCTGGTGAAAGTGAGAAAGTTTCCAACGGTCTATTCTCGGGTTACCTCTTCTGGATATTTACCGAAGTAGGCCCGCTGTTTTTACATGTGCGTAGCGACGCTGGTTGCCGCTGCGTGTTTTGTCTTCCGTGTTAAGGTTGCGGTGGCCCAAAAGTCTACAAGCTGTTTGGAGGCTACTGTGGCGCACGGCGTCTGTTTCGTGGCCCTGTCgaatgttgttttttgtcatttgTGTTGCGTGCATGTCGTGAGCGGTGGATAAAGATATGCGACACTTACAGTATATGCTGGTTTCAACAGGTAATGCTGGTGCCTACTAGGTCGTAAAATGTCGTTACGGGACCTTGCAAATTTTGGTCGGCGTCGAAAAAGAGGAGTGCCGAATGCAAAGGTGTTGTTGCACTAACCTTAGGAATGCGAAAATTTCGTGTTGAAGTACCTGCTTCATTCGCATACAGGTAGAGAATTGGTTGATAATACTTTCCGGCCACCGAGTTACGTCACTCTGTTAGAGAGCAGAGTTGATTTTTTATTAATGTGGCAATCGGGACATATATGGTACATGTCAACCCCTTGTTGCCACGGTGAGGTCTGTGACAGGTGTGCGTGCTGTTTTCACGTTAGAATCGTGTAATAAGTGTTTAAAAGGTTGGGAAATCTGACATTTCTTCCACCCAAATTCTCAAACGCGTTTCCTCGTATGGAATTTGCGTTGGTTTTTGGTTGATTTGTATACACAGGACTAATGTTTTTTGTACTCGACAGTGAGGGTTGCCGGAAATATCAGGATGGTGTTAATAACCCTCCCCCCATCAAGGATAATAAGCGAAAGGAGGGAGACGGGAGCGGGGGGCCACTTGCTGACTGTTTGGCCTTTGGCGCGGAGAGGGGCTTGACGAGGTACAATGTGTAGAAATTTGaaacttttgttttctatcATTggaattatatatatttctccgTGTAGTGAAATGATCCTTTGACGGAACTtgaaagtttttttaatgatctctctctctgtttttGTGGAGTAGCAGccgcttttctttcatttacttTGAATGTATTAATGTGCTTAGGGGAAAAGACGCTTACTCGTGTTTCCCTGCTGGTACACTCACCGACATTTTATTAGGACAAACACACCCGCgtatataaacaaaacaattttGATGTTGCGGCGGTTGCTACTGAAACAATGGTGCCAGCCAAACGGTGGATGACTGGGATAAAACTTCGATACCATTGTGGAACGAgtagaggggaaataaagtTGGTGCTACCCTATCCGTCCCAGAACTCTTTAGATCCACCCCGCTGGGACGACCCCATCTGTATACCATGGGATGTGATACCCAATTGGCACTCtttttgcatttcccccctccaggATAGGAGCCGGGGGCGTTTATCATCCTCTTTTAAAATTTCTGTTGATAGGTCTTCACCATTttcagaaaagaaacaaaacagttcGTGCAGGCAGGGTTCCGTTCTAAGTCGCTTGGATTGGGAGCGGACTTGCTAAACGTGTCTGATTTCTGACACACTTGATGTGATCGTCACCGGAAACACAGACGTCTTGGCGATACTCCCCCCGTAACTGGCTGATTGTAGGTTGCACACATTTTGCACGGCTTGTTACCACGGCGTGTGAGGGAGGTGCGGTACTAACGACCATAGAAAAACAATCGAAAAAAAGGTCCGCCCCTTCGTTTGCCATGAGTGAGATTATGTGAGCTACCTCAGCGATCTTTCCTGGATTCAGTGAGAATGCGTATTGAATTCTATTGAGACCCTAGGGATGCACGGCGGTGTAATTGTCTATAGATGTCTATAACCCGTGGTACATTTCCAAGTAAGGTATGTTGAACTCATTCGTTTATCGGTCGTCCGTATAGCAATGGCCAAGAAGGGTTAAAAACTCAAGACATTGGAGCCTTCGCGATTGTGGTGTGGGGAATAATGACGTATACATGTACGTAATGTTCGACGGCATTTGGCCCATCTCAAAATGGAGTTCGCTTTGGTGGGTTCGGACTAAACATGGACTTAATTTATTAAAGACGGTGAGCAGATGATTTGTTGCAATACGTAAATAAGTTTCCCCAAGGAGAAACCTGGCGAATATTTTTGGCATGTGATAGCATATTAACCGTCAAATGTAACACCCCATTCAGCGGCAAAACCTCTTTCTGAAACCTTGCTCGTTTGTTTTACTACCATCACGCTCATATCCGGCCCTTAAGGGGCTGAAAGGTTTGCAAGCGGCTCCGTCGATAATTTCCTATCGACGTGGTCTATTCGCATAGCATGTGTTGTATCATACTGTGTTCATTTTTGTCGATGGGTGCATGTGTGTGGGTGCTTCGTATTTTTTCCAATTTTACTTCATCCGAGCAACGAAGTCAAATAACACCATTCGAAGCAAACTATGGAACCCCTGCGTTGTCATCGCAATTTAAGAAGTAGACTATACACGTGTAGACGCTagcaccttttttttttttggggggggtgATTGATTGAAAATATTGTTGTTGACATTCCGATCGTTACTTTGGTTACCGGAGTGGCAATCCCGCCTGAAAGCGTCGCGCAGGTAAGCCTTTTTATCATTATGTATGCGTTtcggtatatatatatatattaggcTCGGTACTTGCCGTCTCTGTTTTACTCGGGTTATGGCTGCTGCTACCCTACTGTTACCTTGTTATTTGTCAGCGGTTGGggtctcttcatttttacaGTGGAGGTGCTTGTGGATAAGAGGCACCTACGAACTAACGTAGGTTTGTACCAATCACTCACTCATGCCATCTGCCATGAGGCGGGTGCTAGCGGAGATAGGCACGTCTTTCCCGTAGAGTAACCTGCGCTTTTTTGACTGCTGCGGTGTTTGGTTAGTGCAATCTACAAGTTTACGTGATTATTTGTGgtagttccttttttttttttgaggaaagaaaagtgtcTTTGCACCATAATGCTGTATCCAAGCTATTGCCGGCGCCATGGAAAGATATTTTCATATGTATATTACATGCAACTTAATTTCCAGGGAATGCGCTCAGTGTATGAATGCTGTacacattcttttctttttttttttttgcattctttGCCTGGAGACAGCGGTAAATGTGAACTGCCTGAAAGTGTGTCTAGgttattttttccattcaCTTCACCGCCCAACTCGGTGTGGTTGAGTTTCCCATGACCCAGTCGGTGTGATATCTGTTATTACATATTTTTTGCTACCATTTTGTTTCGCGTTTTCTACTTGAGCATGTTATGGCCATGACCACCAAAAGGATCAGAATTACCATTTCCCACTGTGTTTTTCTCTACTAACGCCTCAACGCCAGTGCCGCGCCAGCAAACGTCTTATATCATAGGGGAAGAATTGTTTGCAGTCTGAATCAATTGTGTTTGGGTAGTACTGGATCGTGCTCCTGTTTTCACATTTTGAGATGTTGCGAGTGAAAAGGATACCAAGGGACCGCTTACCTGCTTCTACTTACTCGGCCGCGGCTGTACGCCTCTTGTAAGCATATTCTTAAGTTGCTCCCTTTTCGTGTCTCGGGTGGGTGTTTAATGAAATCGGTTTACAAACTACTAGATTGCACTTCAGATGATAGGAGGGAGCTGGAACTCAAGACAGTTGGAGTGCCCGTTTCTGGGTAGCAAGGGGGGGAAATTGATGTTCTTTGTTCTAAGAAGTTGCTTTTGCATGCGGGATGGAGGTTCGACAAGGCTTCTGCTTTGCGGTAGAGGTTGCTGTTAGCACTGATTTCACTCGTACTTGGGGGGAACCCTGCCATTAATAAGCAGTATGTTTGAGGGAGCAGCTCATctttcttattattgtgcagtGCCCCGTTCCACCTTTCTGCTGGGTCCACGCAGTTCTCTCAGCAACGTGTGCGCGGATCTAATCCATAGATTCAAGGAACGAAGTCTTTTTCGACGGTCATAGCTGTTGAACTTCCGGCTCGGTTGGGTCACGAGCAGTGAATCGTGGTAGCGGTGCACCAGAGGTGTGGGTCTCTGTTACAATTTTAAAGGTTGCAATTGGTTTGCACGATCACATCAGAGTTGACACAGCACTTGCACTCCTGCTGGGGTCCAGGGTGTATTGAGTGACTTGCACCTTCCTGGTGCCGTCGGTTACCGGTTCCTGCGAAAAACTTTTTGGCACGTGTTGACGAACCCCGCTGCTGGTGT includes:
- a CDS encoding trans-sialidase, putative translates to MRMQILILLLLVMCNIGWTRSIAKTPDVYEFDLFDGDEKGSFLLSVVDAVHIHSVVEAEGVLVAIGEFRYHLAGEVRLRTFSLSSIDGGRTWKKDNIIEGRKEMEYSSYPIPLEVVAKGSNVYVLASGYDVQGDGLGKVTISECKDSLLLISGKVVRSRGFFSQSAGVEWNKQVPLKGVFPTGLQAGPVNKFFRGRRDAIVTEGGLLVFLVCLKNENSEDVPTIIYSVDDGIHWKSTPLEAHVCKENCNIFEWGGRLMLSNGSYTGHLAVYESINMGREWTEAKRTFSRVWASGAAEGGSHNLLVVTIEGKRLLIFTQRAPSTDSYGDGLNIWLSDGEHFFDIGHVTLEGGIDGEGTLLYSNGKLLYFYKKTGTFHDEVSNAVPYDIGKVAHLDHELEKIKAVVEKWRTESVLRSGTRGATDRVNCVDDAPAGLFLNDLDGDQWKDTYNSVSIKAVGAKKTLNGILFSGPNRGATWTVSNHTGAQLYNFANYEFTLGVTVEVPDRVSEKIPVVGVVISEGSVDECLEVSYTSDDKWYVTFGGRHVPTFGSSIHNETHQVTITMYNGLFTVNIDGAAFSRTGSGIKTVRRVRDVMHFYIGGYGEKKATPNGKLLVKSAVLFKRELTLAEVQVMFMRTYWPRCPSKAPLVAVDEPQEGHSNGHIDNATHVCVALAAMIFVVTF